In one Nicotiana tomentosiformis chromosome 6, ASM39032v3, whole genome shotgun sequence genomic region, the following are encoded:
- the LOC104106215 gene encoding exocyst complex component EXO70A1-like produces the protein MEPPENDVVAFESAEKIILRWDSTASEDAREKMIFAGNRYEIDRYLQAVDEIQRSMESATLSDDQSKANSAIQIAMARLEDEFRNILIAHTTPMEAESLTDTSNEDYNDNEVDSPLTKELEHQESNSSGSYRSTNSIREIDLMPSDAIYDLRCIAERMISAGYLRECIQVYGSVRKSAVDSSFRKLGIEKLSIGDIQRLEWETLETKIRRWIRAAKVCVRILFASEKKLCEQIFEGLGTATDDACFTETIKGPAIQLFNFAEAISISRRSPEKLFKILDLHDALSDLLLDIEIVFDSKSSESIRVQAVEILSRLAEAARGILSEFENAVLREPSKVPVPGGTIHPLTRYVMNYISLISDYNQTMLELIVSKPSTGSRYSSDPNTPDMDFGELESQTPLALHLIWITVILQFNLEGKSKYYKDTSLAHLFVMNNVHYIVEKIKGSPELREMIGDDYLKKLTGKFRQAAINYQRSTWVRVLYCLRDEGLHVKGSFSSGVSKSALRERFKTFNAMFEEVHRTQSTWLIPDTQLREELRISISEKLIPAYRSFLGRFRSHIESGRHPENYIKYSGEDIETAVLDFFEGYQVSQHIRRRSQ, from the coding sequence ATGGAACCACCGGAGAACGACGTCGTCGCATTCGAGTCAGCTGAGAAGATAATCCTCCGGTGGGATTCCACGGCGTCGGAAGATGCTCGTGAGAAGATGATCTTCGCCGGCAATCGCTACGAGATCGATCGGTACCTGCAAGCCGTCGATGAAATCCAACGGTCAATGGAGTCCGCTACACTTTCCGACGACCAGAGCAAAGCCAATAGTGCAATCCAGATCGCCATGGCTCGGCTTGAAGACGAGTTTCGCAACATACTCATAGCTCACACAACTCCTATGGAAGCTGAATCTCTTACTGACACCAGTAACGAAGACTACAACGACAATGAGGTTGACTCGCCGTTGACCAAGGAGTTGGAGCATCAAGAGAGTAACAGCAGCGGAAGCTATCGATCTACAAATAGCATCCGTGAAATCGATCTCATGCCGTCCGATGCAATTTACGATCTTCGATGCATCGCCGAGCGAATGATTTCCGCTGGGTACCTCCGGGAGTGTATTCAGGTGTATGGCAGTGTACGGAAGTCTGCAGTGGACTCAAGCTTCCGGAAACTCGGAATAGAGAAACTGAGCATCGGAGATATCCAGAGATTAGAATGGGAAACCCTAGAAACTAAGATCCGACGGTGGATACGAGCTGCAAAAGTATGCGTTCGGATACTTTTTGCTAGCGAAAAGAAGCTCTGTGAGCAAATCTTCGAAGGCTTAGGCACTGCAACGGACGATGCTTGTTTCACTGAGACAATCAAAGGTCCAGCTATTCAGCTCTTCAATTTTGCGGAAGCCATTAGCATTAGTCGGCGATCGCCGGAGAAATTGTTTAAGATATTGGATCTTCATGATGCTTTATCGGATTTACTGCTTGATATTGAGATTGTTTTCGATTCAAAATCTTCGGAGTCAATTAGGGTTCAGGCTGTAGAGATATTATCTAGGTTAGCGGAGGCCGCAAGAGGGATATTATCAGAATTTGAAAATGCAGTGCTTCGAGAACCTTCCAAGGTTCCTGTCCCTGGAGGGACAATTCATCCCTTGACTAGGTATGTCATGAACTACATAAGTTTAATCTCGGACTACAACCAGACTATGCTTGAATTGATTGTCTCTAAGCCGTCAACAGGTTCAAGGTATTCTAGTGATCCTAACACCCCTGATATGGATTTTGGTGAGCTAGAATCACAGACCCCTTTGGCGCTTCATTTGATCTGGATTACTGTGATTTTGCAATTCAATCTTGAAGGTAAGTCTAAGTACTATAAAGATACTTCTTTGGCACATTTATTTGTGATGAACAATGTACATTATATTGTTGAGAAGATTAAAGGCTCACCTGAGTTAAGGGAGATGATAGGGGAtgattatttaaagaaattaACGGGGAAATTCAGGCAAGCAGCTATTAACTACCAGAGATCAACCTGGGTGAGGGTTTTGTATTGTTTGCGAGATGAGGGTTTACATGTTAAAGGCAGTTTTTCATCTGGGGTGTCTAAGAGTGCGTTGAGAGAGCGGTTTAAGACGTTCAATGCTATGTTTGAAGAGGTTCATAGGACTCAGTCCACATGGTTGATCCCGGATACTCAGCTCCGGGAGGAGCTGCGTATTTCTATATCCGAGAAGTTGATCCCAGCCTATCGATCATTTCTCGGAAGGTTCAGGAGTCATATTGAGAGCGGAAGGCATCCGGAAAACTACATCAAGTATTCTGGTGAAGACATTGAGACTGCTGTCTTGGATTTCTTTGAGGGATATCAAGTTTCACAACACATAAGAAGAAGATCTCAGTGA
- the LOC104106216 gene encoding sm-like protein LSM1B, with protein sequence MSWASPEDIYTSTSLASYLDKKLLVLLRDGRKLLGTLRSFDQFANAVLEGACDRVIVGDLYCDIPLGLYIIRGENVVLIGELDVDKEELPPHMTRVPEAEIRRAQKAEREATDLKGSMRKRMEFLDMD encoded by the exons ATGTCTTGGGCAAGTCCAGAAGATATCTATACCTCTACTTCTCTTGCTAGCTATCTTGATA AAAAACTTCTTGTGTTGCTGAGAGATGGGCGAAAGCTTTTGGGAACACTTCGTTCTTTTGACCAATTTG CTAATGCTGTCCTAGAAGGGGCATGTGATCGTGTTATTGTTGGTGATCTATACTGTGATATTCCATTGGGTCTTTATATTATCCGTGGGGAAAATGTCGTGTTAATTGGCGAGTTG GACGTAGATAAGGAGGAACTTCCACCCCACATGACTCGTGTTCCTGAAGCAGAGATAAGAAGG GCCCAAAAAGCAGAAAGGGAGGCGACAGATCTTAAAGGTTCAATGAGAAAGAGGATGGAATTCCTTGATATGGACTGA